Proteins co-encoded in one Parascardovia denticolens DSM 10105 = JCM 12538 genomic window:
- a CDS encoding phosphatidylinositol mannoside acyltransferase — translation MQDRFLLFIAANAHRLPEGLVRSLFAVIAFFLWLFDLPQARQLERNLAHTQAGLGERERSRRRIRPLSFQGLQSYFAYFAEAMTIRARSQEELDARVRIAGPYADDIMRQPVLSSFPGALGHEGNWDYAAVWCKKHVAPVATVAEKLSNPRLLETFVSIRRELGMTLYTSGDTHLINKLKDEMSGRHILVPLLADRDLSHHGIFVDFFDSRIRIARGPATLAIDCGLPLYVVNIYRERLTGRRKAAAHSRWGYVLLISGKIDPSFWRGFRLEDPEERQQAIVAVSREWARIYSADLARHPQDWHMLQPIFWEDLDHSRLSGIPKKPYNE, via the coding sequence ATGCAGGATCGATTCCTTCTTTTCATCGCCGCCAACGCTCATCGGTTGCCGGAGGGCCTGGTCCGTTCCCTCTTCGCTGTCATCGCCTTCTTCCTCTGGCTTTTCGACCTGCCCCAGGCCAGGCAGTTGGAGAGGAACCTGGCCCATACCCAGGCGGGACTAGGGGAGAGGGAACGGTCCCGGCGCCGTATCCGCCCCCTGTCCTTTCAAGGCTTGCAGTCGTATTTCGCCTATTTCGCCGAAGCCATGACCATCAGGGCCCGGTCCCAGGAAGAGTTGGACGCCCGGGTGCGGATAGCCGGACCGTACGCCGACGACATCATGCGGCAGCCGGTCCTTTCGTCTTTCCCCGGGGCTTTGGGGCATGAAGGGAATTGGGATTACGCCGCGGTCTGGTGCAAGAAGCATGTGGCCCCGGTGGCGACGGTTGCGGAGAAGCTCTCCAATCCCCGGCTTTTGGAGACTTTCGTCTCCATCCGGCGAGAGCTGGGGATGACCCTCTACACGAGCGGGGATACTCATTTGATAAATAAGTTGAAGGATGAGATGTCTGGCAGGCATATCCTTGTCCCCCTGCTGGCCGATAGGGACCTTTCCCATCATGGGATCTTCGTCGACTTCTTCGATTCCCGCATCCGCATCGCCCGCGGCCCCGCGACCTTGGCCATCGATTGCGGCCTTCCCCTCTATGTGGTCAACATCTACCGGGAAAGGCTGACCGGTCGGCGCAAGGCGGCCGCCCATAGCCGTTGGGGTTACGTCCTGCTGATTTCGGGGAAGATCGACCCCTCCTTCTGGAGGGGCTTCCGTCTGGAAGACCCGGAAGAGCGGCAGCAGGCCATCGTCGCCGTCAGTCGGGAATGGGCCCGTATCTATTCGGCAGATCTGGCCCGACATCCTCAGGACTGGCATATGCTCCAGCCCATCTTCTGGGAAGACCTCGACCACTCCCGCCTCTCGGGAATCCCGAAAAAGCCTTACAATGAATGA
- the pgsA gene encoding phosphatidylinositol phosphate synthase, protein MFEKLRAPWKKLIGPIAKGLVALGVTANMVTVAGAVGTTVFALLTGFTGWLFPGVVLMTIMVVFDSLDGSVAALTTGATAFGAFLDSSLDRIADWAVLLGAIIYLIRRPDFWTVWPQIGFWSSLVAMMTSFVTSYVRARAQSIGLDAKNGIATRSDRLVIILVGMGLTGLGLPVAVMALFLALLALLGLITVWQRLRTVYLQAREAGLTKHM, encoded by the coding sequence ATGTTTGAAAAGCTTCGAGCCCCGTGGAAGAAGCTCATCGGCCCCATCGCCAAGGGGCTGGTGGCCTTGGGGGTGACCGCCAACATGGTGACTGTCGCCGGGGCGGTGGGCACCACCGTCTTCGCCTTGTTGACCGGTTTCACCGGCTGGCTTTTCCCCGGGGTGGTCCTGATGACAATCATGGTCGTCTTCGATTCCCTGGATGGGTCCGTCGCGGCCTTGACCACCGGGGCCACCGCTTTCGGTGCCTTCCTCGATTCCTCCTTGGACCGCATCGCGGACTGGGCCGTCCTCTTGGGAGCCATCATCTACCTGATCCGCCGCCCGGATTTCTGGACCGTCTGGCCCCAGATCGGTTTTTGGTCCAGCCTGGTCGCCATGATGACCTCCTTCGTCACTTCCTATGTCCGGGCCCGGGCCCAATCCATCGGTTTAGACGCCAAGAACGGCATCGCCACCCGCTCGGACCGCCTGGTCATCATCCTGGTGGGGATGGGCTTGACCGGCCTGGGTCTGCCGGTGGCCGTCATGGCCCTTTTCCTGGCCTTGTTGGCCCTCCTCGGCCTGATCACCGTCTGGCAAAGGCTGCGGACCGTCTACCTGCAGGCCCGCGAGGCCGGCCTGACCAAGCATATGTAG
- the thrS gene encoding threonine--tRNA ligase — MSQAPSLIPITVNGEHREVEDTTTGVELFESDKNIIAVRINGHPRDLYAPLHAGDKVESIALDSEDGLAIMRHSATHVMAQAVQEIYPDAKLGIGPVIDNGFYYDFDVERPFTPEDLKEIEKRMQRIIKSSQSFRRRVVSEEAARQEEADQPYKLELICSAENAIDQGKDTGVSQGQLSMYDNMDREGKVVWTDLCHGPHLPNTRYIKAFKLERTAGAYWRGSEKNPMLQRIYGTAWASKEDMKAYLARLEEAAKRDHRKLGAEMDLFSFPDEIGPGLAVFHPKGAAVINAMKEYSRLQHRKNHYSFVQTPHITKGGLYETSGHLQWYKDGMYPPMRLDEERDENGNVIREGFDYYLKPMNCPMHNLIFKSRQRSYRELPLRLFEFGTVYRYEKSGVVHGLTRVRGLTQDDSHIYCTREQMRDELKSLLNFVLQLLKDFGLNDFYLELSTKDEHKFVGSDEIWEEATKTLADVAKESGLELVDDPGGAAFYGPKISVQARDALGRTWQVSTIQLDFNLPERFQLEYIAADGSRQRPVMIHRALFGSIERFFAILLEHYAGAFPAWLAPTQVLGVPVADSSLDYLKEVLDRLDENLVRTELDASDDRFGKKIRNASKSKVPFILIVGDEDREKGAVSFRFRDGSQLNGVPADQAIAWITEAIDSHAQVNGAYDFRSTLGLTDARKAQA, encoded by the coding sequence ATGTCACAGGCACCTTCGCTTATTCCCATCACCGTCAATGGAGAGCATAGGGAAGTGGAAGACACCACCACCGGCGTCGAACTCTTCGAATCGGATAAGAACATCATCGCCGTTCGGATCAACGGTCATCCGCGCGACCTCTACGCCCCCCTCCACGCCGGGGACAAGGTCGAATCCATCGCTCTGGATTCCGAGGACGGGCTGGCCATTATGAGGCATTCCGCCACCCACGTCATGGCTCAGGCCGTTCAGGAGATCTATCCTGACGCCAAGCTGGGCATCGGACCGGTCATCGATAATGGTTTCTATTATGATTTCGACGTCGAACGGCCTTTCACCCCGGAAGACCTGAAAGAGATCGAAAAGCGCATGCAGCGCATCATCAAGTCCTCCCAAAGCTTCCGCCGCCGTGTCGTTTCCGAGGAGGCCGCCCGCCAGGAAGAGGCGGACCAGCCTTATAAACTGGAACTGATTTGCTCGGCTGAAAACGCCATCGATCAGGGCAAAGACACCGGCGTCTCCCAAGGACAATTGTCCATGTACGACAATATGGATCGGGAAGGGAAGGTCGTCTGGACCGACCTCTGCCATGGTCCACACTTGCCCAATACCCGCTATATCAAGGCTTTCAAGCTGGAACGCACAGCCGGGGCCTATTGGAGGGGGAGTGAGAAGAACCCCATGCTCCAGCGCATCTACGGGACCGCCTGGGCTTCCAAGGAGGATATGAAGGCCTATCTGGCCCGGCTGGAAGAGGCCGCCAAACGCGACCACCGCAAGCTGGGGGCCGAGATGGACCTCTTCTCCTTCCCCGATGAGATCGGCCCTGGTCTGGCCGTCTTCCATCCCAAGGGAGCCGCCGTCATCAACGCCATGAAGGAATATTCCCGCCTGCAACACAGGAAGAACCATTATTCCTTCGTCCAGACCCCGCACATCACCAAGGGCGGCTTGTATGAGACTTCCGGCCACCTGCAGTGGTACAAGGACGGCATGTATCCTCCCATGCGCTTGGATGAGGAGCGCGACGAGAATGGCAATGTGATTCGCGAAGGTTTCGATTATTACCTGAAGCCCATGAACTGCCCCATGCATAACCTGATCTTCAAGTCCCGCCAGAGGTCCTACCGCGAACTGCCCTTGCGCCTGTTCGAGTTCGGGACCGTCTACCGGTATGAGAAGTCCGGGGTCGTCCATGGCCTGACCCGCGTGCGTGGCTTGACCCAGGACGATTCCCACATCTACTGCACCCGCGAGCAGATGCGCGACGAGCTCAAGTCCTTGCTGAACTTCGTCCTCCAGCTGCTCAAGGATTTCGGCCTCAACGACTTCTACCTGGAGCTGTCCACCAAGGACGAGCACAAGTTCGTCGGTTCGGACGAAATCTGGGAAGAGGCGACGAAGACTTTGGCCGATGTGGCCAAGGAATCCGGTCTGGAACTGGTGGACGACCCGGGCGGGGCCGCCTTCTACGGTCCCAAGATCTCCGTCCAAGCCCGCGACGCCTTGGGCCGCACCTGGCAGGTCTCGACTATTCAGCTCGATTTCAACCTGCCTGAGCGCTTCCAGCTGGAATACATCGCGGCTGATGGCTCCCGCCAGCGTCCGGTGATGATCCACCGCGCCCTGTTCGGTTCCATCGAACGCTTCTTCGCCATCCTGCTTGAGCATTACGCCGGCGCCTTCCCCGCCTGGCTGGCCCCGACCCAGGTGTTGGGAGTCCCCGTGGCCGATTCCAGCCTTGATTACCTCAAGGAGGTCTTGGACCGGTTGGATGAGAATCTGGTCCGTACCGAGCTCGACGCCTCCGACGACCGCTTCGGCAAGAAGATCCGCAACGCTTCCAAGTCCAAGGTCCCCTTCATCCTCATCGTGGGCGATGAAGACCGGGAGAAGGGAGCGGTCAGCTTCCGTTTCCGCGACGGAAGCCAGCTGAACGGAGTCCCCGCCGACCAGGCCATCGCCTGGATCACAGAGGCGATCGACTCCCATGCCCAGGTCAACGGCGCCTACGATTTCCGCTCCACCCTTGGCCTGACGGACGCCCGGAAGGCCCAGGCTTAG
- a CDS encoding PAC2 family protein, protein MDDSKHRTVLIAAFEGWNDAGQAASGAIRHLLKALEVESRQVDRISCSPFFDYQFTRPMMCTVDGRRQIMWPQVTFSSIDLSPSLTLLTELGPEPNFQWMEFAQKSLRIADAYEVDEIITLGSMFNDVPHTRPLPVSQVDSHAVLDPDDAYNGPVGIPSIINFTAAEQGYKTLSMWVSIPQYVGADDCPFGVQTLIDALGAHLGVDLPQGDLPFRTRQWKASADALVSYNDDLNHYVKQLEEDQDQESMEDAMGVQGDYIPQKVTNQLIDETEAFLSSLNGEGKGQDGRDPMPDGPSEGE, encoded by the coding sequence ATGGATGACTCAAAGCACAGGACGGTCCTGATCGCGGCTTTCGAAGGCTGGAACGACGCGGGCCAAGCCGCCAGCGGAGCCATCCGCCACCTCCTCAAGGCCCTGGAAGTCGAGTCCCGGCAGGTCGACCGGATCAGCTGCTCCCCCTTCTTCGACTATCAATTCACTCGCCCCATGATGTGCACGGTGGACGGGCGGCGCCAGATCATGTGGCCGCAAGTCACTTTCTCCTCCATCGACCTCTCCCCCTCTTTGACCCTGCTGACCGAGTTGGGGCCGGAACCGAATTTCCAATGGATGGAATTCGCCCAGAAATCCCTGCGTATAGCGGACGCTTACGAGGTCGACGAAATCATCACTTTAGGGTCCATGTTCAACGACGTCCCTCATACCCGGCCTCTGCCGGTCAGCCAGGTGGACTCCCACGCCGTCTTGGATCCCGACGACGCTTATAACGGCCCGGTGGGAATCCCCTCCATCATCAATTTCACGGCCGCCGAACAGGGATACAAAACCTTGAGCATGTGGGTCTCCATCCCCCAATACGTCGGGGCCGACGACTGCCCCTTCGGCGTGCAGACCTTGATCGACGCCCTGGGGGCGCATTTGGGGGTGGACCTGCCACAGGGAGACCTGCCTTTCCGGACCCGGCAGTGGAAGGCGTCCGCCGACGCCCTTGTGTCGTACAACGACGACCTGAACCATTACGTGAAACAGTTGGAGGAAGACCAAGACCAGGAGAGCATGGAAGACGCCATGGGGGTGCAAGGCGATTACATCCCGCAAAAAGTCACCAACCAGCTGATCGACGAGACCGAGGCCTTCCTCAGTTCCTTGAACGGGGAGGGAAAGGGCCAGGATGGCCGGGACCCCATGCCTGACGGACCTTCCGAGGGCGAATGA
- a CDS encoding fructosamine kinase family protein produces the protein MGSRRLHRKSRAYAPEGFFECEAKGLLWLKEAEKAGGPRVVGVDSWAGDHLDIERIEPAYPTIDAAYRFGRSLAHMHDSGASAFGVGPADYQGTCYFGPLQDPVPMDVGDWSDPVSYLAEGRLLPMVRLGMERRALTKNDLAMTEDLIAALPKLLGPAAQDKPARVHGDLWSGNVMWTTTAADGSRLDQPEAVLIDPAAHGGHREEDLAMLALFGISYLGDILDGYQSVHPLKSGYDQRVTIWQLYPIAGHCVFFGGGYVSQYRAMCRSLLG, from the coding sequence ATGGGTTCTCGAAGGTTGCATCGCAAATCGCGGGCTTACGCTCCGGAAGGTTTCTTCGAATGCGAAGCCAAAGGTCTGCTTTGGCTGAAAGAGGCTGAAAAGGCAGGCGGCCCCCGGGTCGTGGGGGTCGATTCCTGGGCGGGCGACCATCTGGACATCGAACGGATAGAACCGGCCTACCCAACCATAGACGCCGCCTATAGATTTGGCAGATCATTAGCTCATATGCATGATTCCGGAGCCTCCGCCTTCGGGGTCGGACCGGCGGATTATCAAGGAACCTGCTACTTCGGTCCCTTGCAGGACCCGGTCCCCATGGATGTCGGCGATTGGTCGGACCCAGTCTCTTATCTGGCGGAAGGCCGTCTGCTGCCCATGGTCCGCCTGGGAATGGAAAGAAGGGCCCTGACCAAGAACGACCTGGCCATGACCGAAGACCTCATCGCGGCCTTGCCCAAGCTTCTGGGACCTGCCGCCCAGGACAAGCCAGCCCGGGTCCATGGAGACCTGTGGTCCGGAAACGTCATGTGGACCACGACCGCCGCTGATGGATCCCGGCTGGATCAGCCGGAAGCGGTCCTCATCGACCCCGCCGCCCACGGAGGTCACCGGGAGGAAGACCTGGCCATGTTGGCCCTTTTCGGCATCTCCTACCTGGGGGACATCCTGGATGGCTATCAAAGCGTCCACCCCCTGAAAAGCGGATACGATCAAAGGGTGACGATCTGGCAACTCTACCCCATCGCCGGGCATTGCGTCTTCTTCGGCGGCGGTTACGTCAGCCAATACCGGGCCATGTGCCGGTCTTTATTGGGCTGA
- the dnaJ gene encoding molecular chaperone DnaJ produces the protein MAETDYYQVLGVERNASQEEIKKAYRKMSRKYHPDIAGQEYEEKFKEVNTAYEVLSDSDKRRMYDQGVDPLSSSGSAGPTGFTDMSDIFSTFFGGAFSGGASSGPLPRVQPGRDSLASTSVDLKTIVFGGVHNVTIHTFAVCPDCSGNGSADGKPPVTCPECHGSGSVQTVRRTLLGQMVSSLPCARCQGFGNIIEHPCPTCSGHGRVQTDRTIGVNIPAGIEDDTRLRLSGQGEVGEGGGPAGDLFVDVTVKQDKQFTRQGDDLHCWITIPMTWAVLGHRTTVSSFDGDQDIDIPAGSQYESTVSLEGLGVTNVRDNSRRGKLVVHLLVSIPDKVNQQERKLLEDFAAKRRDDEFSPEQSSQPLQAPRGFFERLRHAFS, from the coding sequence GTGGCAGAAACTGATTATTACCAAGTGCTAGGGGTGGAGAGGAACGCCAGCCAGGAGGAGATCAAAAAGGCTTACCGGAAGATGAGCCGGAAATATCACCCCGACATAGCCGGGCAGGAGTATGAGGAAAAGTTCAAGGAAGTGAACACGGCCTATGAGGTCCTGTCGGACAGCGACAAGCGTCGCATGTACGACCAGGGGGTAGACCCGCTGAGTTCCAGCGGTTCAGCCGGGCCAACCGGGTTCACGGACATGTCGGACATCTTCTCCACCTTCTTCGGAGGCGCTTTCTCCGGTGGGGCCTCTTCCGGCCCTCTTCCGCGGGTGCAGCCCGGCCGGGACAGCCTCGCCTCCACCAGCGTGGACCTGAAGACCATCGTTTTCGGGGGCGTCCACAACGTGACCATTCATACTTTCGCCGTTTGCCCTGACTGCTCCGGCAATGGCAGCGCCGATGGGAAGCCCCCGGTCACCTGCCCCGAATGCCACGGCAGCGGCAGCGTGCAGACCGTCCGACGTACGCTCCTGGGCCAGATGGTCTCCAGCCTGCCCTGCGCCCGCTGCCAGGGATTCGGCAATATCATCGAGCATCCCTGCCCCACATGTTCGGGCCATGGCCGCGTGCAAACCGACCGTACCATCGGAGTCAACATCCCGGCTGGAATCGAGGACGACACCCGGCTGCGTTTGAGCGGTCAGGGCGAAGTCGGGGAAGGCGGCGGCCCCGCCGGGGACCTTTTCGTCGACGTGACCGTCAAACAGGACAAGCAGTTCACCCGGCAAGGGGATGACCTGCATTGCTGGATCACCATTCCCATGACCTGGGCGGTCCTGGGTCATAGGACCACGGTCTCCAGTTTCGACGGCGACCAGGATATCGACATCCCCGCCGGCAGCCAGTATGAATCAACCGTCTCTTTGGAGGGTCTGGGGGTCACCAATGTGCGGGACAACAGCCGCAGGGGCAAATTGGTGGTCCATCTTCTGGTTTCCATCCCTGACAAGGTCAATCAGCAGGAGAGGAAACTGCTGGAGGATTTCGCCGCCAAACGCAGGGACGATGAATTCTCGCCCGAGCAGAGCTCCCAACCTTTGCAGGCTCCCCGCGGGTTTTTCGAGCGTCTGAGGCACGCCTTTTCGTAG
- a CDS encoding HrcA family transcriptional regulator, with product MAQNRRMEILRVVVEDYIRTQEPISSSSVTSRHKIGVSPATVRHEMAQLEEEGYLMQPHTSAGRIPSEKGYRYFVDQLSSLIPLSAVQRHAIQDFLQGSVSMDDALHRSARLLAQITGQIAVVATPSVLRSRLKHCELVAMGPRMLLVILITDTGRVEQRTFPLPPEWDGLSQDAFHPLSSTINRFCSGLPMNRLGEKLRTLAREESVQEGGPGRLSALTSALSALPVAGPAQQTIPWKRRMDLVSSLVTTLAACFDSVASPQDSYDLYATGAARMAHRQQAPGEGIASLLDALEEQVVIMHLMDNLAHTAVVQHRPVGVAIGSETHTPSLLNAAVVTSGYGSMDEGRSQTGEEDQGEVAPAADDSLAFVGSIGPTHMDYRTTMAAVQAVAQYLTDFVRSQGDGPDLEAGGADRAFMAE from the coding sequence ATGGCACAGAACAGACGAATGGAGATCCTGAGGGTGGTGGTCGAAGACTATATCCGCACCCAGGAGCCGATTTCCTCCTCCAGCGTGACCTCGCGCCATAAGATCGGGGTCAGTCCCGCCACGGTCCGTCATGAGATGGCCCAGCTGGAAGAAGAGGGCTACCTGATGCAGCCGCACACCTCCGCCGGCCGTATCCCCTCGGAGAAAGGCTACCGGTATTTCGTGGACCAGCTCAGCTCCCTCATCCCCTTGTCCGCGGTCCAAAGGCACGCCATCCAGGATTTCCTGCAAGGGTCCGTCAGCATGGACGACGCCCTTCATCGTTCGGCCCGCCTCTTGGCCCAGATCACCGGCCAAATCGCCGTCGTGGCCACCCCCTCGGTCCTACGCTCCCGGCTGAAGCATTGCGAGCTGGTCGCCATGGGGCCGAGGATGCTCCTGGTCATCCTCATCACCGACACGGGTCGGGTCGAGCAAAGGACCTTCCCCCTTCCGCCCGAATGGGACGGGCTTAGCCAAGACGCTTTTCACCCCCTGTCTTCGACCATCAACCGCTTCTGTTCCGGTCTGCCCATGAACCGGCTGGGGGAGAAACTGCGGACCTTGGCCCGGGAGGAGTCCGTCCAAGAAGGCGGGCCGGGCCGCCTGTCAGCCTTGACTTCCGCCTTGTCCGCCCTGCCTGTGGCCGGACCGGCCCAACAAACGATTCCCTGGAAGAGGCGGATGGACCTGGTCTCTTCCTTGGTCACCACCCTCGCCGCCTGCTTCGATTCCGTCGCATCGCCTCAGGATTCCTACGATTTGTACGCCACCGGAGCCGCCCGGATGGCCCATCGTCAACAGGCCCCGGGGGAAGGGATCGCCTCCCTTCTGGACGCTTTGGAGGAGCAGGTGGTCATCATGCATTTGATGGACAACCTGGCTCATACGGCCGTCGTCCAGCATCGTCCGGTCGGCGTAGCCATCGGGTCGGAGACCCACACCCCCAGCCTCTTGAACGCGGCCGTAGTCACTTCCGGCTACGGGTCCATGGACGAAGGCCGCTCCCAGACAGGGGAGGAGGACCAGGGGGAGGTGGCGCCGGCAGCCGACGATTCCTTGGCCTTCGTTGGTTCGATCGGCCCCACCCATATGGATTACCGCACCACCATGGCAGCCGTCCAGGCGGTCGCCCAATATCTGACCGATTTCGTGCGTTCCCAGGGGGATGGGCCGGATCTGGAGGCCGGCGGGGCTGATAGGGCCTTCATGGCAGAATGA
- the tkt gene encoding transketolase, translating into MVDFNELDGRAIKNAKVLAADAVEKAGSGHPGSPISLAPIAYTLYQKFMKHDPNDPKWEGRDRFILSGGHASLTQYIQLFYSGYGLTLDDLEHFRTMDSITPGHPEYGLTPGIEVTTGPLGQGVATAVGFAYGQRFQRNLLDPEAPAGESPFDHKIWVICGEGDVEEGVSSEASSLAGNQELGNLTVIFDANHIQIEGDTKISFAEDVLERYKAYGWYTDEFSFIQPDGSYKEDVEGFAKVLEKAEQVTDRPKFIKVDTLIAWPTPGKTNNESAHGSKLGAEAVAGLKEALGFDPAKSFEIDEEALAHAREVAQRGLEAHKEWDQKYEAWKKANPAKAALHDRIHEGRLPEEFDKAIDELEASFEVGSSVATRKASGAVINALAPVMPELWGGSADLGGSNNTVIKGADSFAPAKFATSTWPDVSEGGRIIHFGVREFAMGAITNGILLDSDTRVFNGTFFQFADYERPAVRLAALMNVPNVYVWTHDSVALGEDGPTHQPIEHLASMRAIPQLDVVRPADQFETAEAYRYTFEKEDSHPTALILTRQGVPTLAETKEKAKDGVRRGAYVLVDTEGKPDVIIMATGSEVQHAVKAAATLAEEGVKARVVSFPSMEWFEAQDEEYKESVLPTDVQARVSIEAGLAMPWYKYLGSYGKAISIEQFGLQGDGQENMRVLGITPEHVVDAAKASIEAARR; encoded by the coding sequence ATGGTCGATTTCAATGAATTGGACGGGCGTGCAATCAAGAACGCTAAGGTCCTGGCGGCGGACGCCGTGGAGAAGGCCGGTTCCGGCCACCCCGGCTCCCCTATCTCCTTGGCTCCTATTGCTTACACTCTCTATCAGAAGTTCATGAAGCATGATCCGAACGATCCAAAGTGGGAAGGTCGCGATCGCTTCATTCTCTCCGGTGGTCACGCTTCTTTGACCCAGTATATTCAGCTCTTCTACTCCGGTTACGGTCTGACCCTGGACGACCTTGAGCACTTCCGTACCATGGACAGCATCACCCCCGGTCATCCCGAGTACGGCCTGACCCCTGGCATCGAAGTCACCACCGGTCCTCTGGGCCAAGGCGTGGCGACCGCCGTCGGTTTCGCCTATGGCCAGCGTTTTCAGCGGAACCTGCTGGATCCCGAAGCCCCCGCCGGCGAGTCCCCCTTCGATCACAAGATCTGGGTCATCTGCGGTGAAGGCGACGTCGAGGAAGGCGTCTCCAGCGAGGCCAGCTCCCTGGCCGGAAACCAGGAACTGGGCAACCTGACCGTCATTTTCGACGCCAACCACATCCAGATCGAAGGCGACACCAAGATCTCCTTCGCCGAGGACGTGCTTGAGCGTTACAAGGCTTATGGCTGGTACACCGACGAGTTCAGCTTCATCCAGCCTGACGGCTCCTACAAGGAGGACGTGGAAGGTTTCGCCAAGGTCCTGGAGAAGGCCGAACAGGTCACCGACCGGCCCAAGTTCATCAAGGTCGACACCCTCATAGCCTGGCCGACCCCCGGCAAGACCAACAACGAGTCCGCTCACGGCTCCAAGTTGGGCGCCGAGGCCGTCGCCGGTCTGAAGGAAGCCCTGGGCTTCGATCCGGCCAAGTCCTTCGAGATCGACGAAGAGGCCCTGGCTCACGCCCGCGAGGTCGCTCAGCGTGGTCTGGAAGCCCATAAGGAATGGGATCAGAAGTACGAGGCCTGGAAGAAGGCCAACCCCGCCAAGGCGGCCCTGCACGACCGCATTCACGAAGGCAGGCTTCCCGAAGAGTTCGACAAGGCCATCGATGAGCTCGAGGCCTCCTTCGAAGTCGGTTCCAGCGTCGCCACCCGTAAGGCTTCCGGCGCCGTGATCAACGCCCTGGCTCCTGTCATGCCTGAACTCTGGGGCGGTTCCGCCGATCTGGGCGGTTCCAACAACACCGTCATCAAGGGCGCCGATTCCTTCGCTCCCGCCAAGTTCGCCACCTCCACCTGGCCTGACGTGTCCGAAGGCGGACGCATCATCCACTTCGGCGTGCGCGAATTCGCCATGGGCGCCATCACCAACGGCATCCTGCTGGATTCCGATACCCGCGTCTTCAACGGCACCTTCTTCCAGTTCGCCGATTACGAGCGTCCCGCGGTCCGTCTGGCCGCCCTCATGAATGTTCCCAACGTTTATGTGTGGACCCATGACTCCGTGGCTTTGGGCGAAGATGGTCCTACCCACCAGCCGATCGAACATCTTGCCTCCATGCGCGCCATCCCTCAGCTGGATGTGGTGCGTCCTGCCGACCAGTTCGAGACCGCCGAGGCCTACCGCTACACCTTCGAGAAGGAAGATTCCCATCCTACCGCCCTCATCCTGACCCGTCAGGGCGTCCCGACCCTGGCCGAGACCAAGGAAAAGGCCAAGGATGGCGTCCGTCGCGGCGCTTACGTCCTGGTGGACACCGAAGGCAAGCCTGACGTGATCATCATGGCCACCGGTTCCGAAGTGCAGCACGCCGTCAAGGCCGCCGCCACTTTGGCCGAAGAGGGCGTCAAGGCCCGCGTGGTCTCCTTCCCCTCCATGGAGTGGTTCGAGGCTCAGGACGAGGAATACAAGGAATCCGTCCTCCCCACCGACGTGCAGGCCCGCGTCTCCATCGAAGCCGGTCTGGCCATGCCTTGGTACAAGTACCTGGGCTCTTATGGCAAGGCCATTTCCATCGAGCAGTTCGGTCTGCAAGGCGATGGCCAGGAGAACATGCGCGTCCTGGGCATCACCCCCGAGCACGTGGTGGATGCCGCCAAGGCTTCCATCGAAGCTGCTCGTCGATAA